Proteins co-encoded in one Marinomonas sp. IMCC 4694 genomic window:
- a CDS encoding transporter substrate-binding domain-containing protein: protein MKKLTKLLGKTLIIAAGFSALSATADVLQDIKDRNLIRIAVPQDFPPFGSIGTDLKPQGIDVDMANYIANEMGVKIEIVPVTSANRIPYLQTKKVDLVISSLGKNPERQKAIDFSTPYAPFFLGVFGSKDVAVTEIGELANKTVGVTRGSVEDLELEKNAPKSVNVRRFEDNNTTLTAYLSGQVNLIATGNLVAAEIAKRQPQRAPESKFMLKDSPCYIGMAKGETALQAKVNELIKGALASGELNDISMKWLKAPLPKGFGA from the coding sequence AAAACATTGATCATCGCGGCTGGCTTTAGTGCATTAAGTGCCACCGCGGACGTATTGCAAGACATCAAAGACCGCAACCTGATTCGCATTGCGGTACCGCAAGATTTCCCGCCATTTGGTTCTATTGGCACGGATCTGAAACCACAAGGTATCGATGTGGACATGGCAAATTACATTGCCAATGAAATGGGCGTAAAAATTGAAATCGTTCCCGTCACCAGCGCCAACCGTATTCCTTACTTACAAACGAAAAAAGTCGACTTGGTGATTTCTAGCCTGGGTAAAAACCCAGAGCGTCAAAAAGCCATCGATTTTTCCACACCTTACGCGCCTTTCTTCTTAGGGGTATTCGGTTCTAAAGACGTTGCCGTGACAGAAATTGGCGAGCTAGCCAACAAAACAGTGGGCGTAACACGCGGTTCGGTAGAAGACTTAGAGCTGGAAAAAAACGCGCCTAAGTCTGTCAACGTGCGTCGCTTTGAAGACAACAACACCACGCTAACGGCTTATTTGTCTGGTCAAGTGAATTTGATTGCTACTGGTAACTTGGTTGCCGCTGAAATTGCGAAACGTCAGCCACAACGCGCACCAGAAAGTAAATTCATGCTGAAAGATTCTCCTTGCTACATCGGTATGGCAAAAGGCGAAACGGCACTACAAGCGAAAGTGAACGAGCTAATCAAAGGCGCCTTGGCATCGGGCGAACTAAATGACATTTCCATGAAATGGTTAAAAGCACCACTGCCTAAAGGCTTCGGCGCATAA
- a CDS encoding amino acid ABC transporter permease, with product MLYFSDLLQYSDVFLRGLQTTVELTVLTTILGVALGTVCATVRQYGNRASQRVVSVYVELIRNTPFIVQLFFIFFGLPAIGMMLSPWEASMIALTINLGAYSTEIIRAGLASISKGQIEAAKVLGLNFRQTLTRVIFIPAFEKIYPALTSQCIIVMLGSAVISQISVQDLTYAANLVQSRNFRAFESYLVTALLYLGLSILLRFAFNALGKRLFAYRTSN from the coding sequence ATGTTGTATTTCTCTGATCTATTGCAATACAGCGACGTGTTCCTCCGTGGTTTACAAACCACTGTCGAACTCACTGTGCTGACAACGATCTTGGGCGTGGCATTGGGTACGGTCTGCGCGACCGTACGCCAATACGGCAACCGAGCCAGTCAACGTGTGGTCAGTGTGTACGTGGAACTTATCCGTAACACGCCGTTTATTGTTCAGCTCTTTTTTATCTTCTTTGGTCTGCCTGCCATTGGCATGATGTTGTCGCCTTGGGAAGCCAGCATGATCGCATTGACCATTAACCTTGGCGCGTACAGCACCGAAATCATTCGAGCTGGCCTAGCGAGCATTTCCAAAGGCCAAATAGAAGCAGCAAAGGTGCTGGGGCTGAACTTTCGCCAAACACTGACGCGCGTAATCTTTATTCCGGCATTTGAAAAGATTTATCCCGCGCTGACCAGCCAATGCATTATCGTCATGTTGGGTTCCGCGGTGATTTCGCAGATTTCCGTACAAGACTTAACTTACGCTGCCAACCTAGTGCAATCGCGCAACTTCCGCGCTTTTGAAAGCTACTTGGTGACCGCCTTGTTGTATTTGGGCTTGTCCATTTTGCTGCGATTTGCTTTCAACGCTTTAGGGAAACGCCTATTTGCTTATCGAACGTCCAATTAA
- a CDS encoding amino acid ABC transporter permease, whose protein sequence is MIEFSNYDILRNLLFATQWTILLSLAAFIGGTTVALALTAMRLTRNPAMQRIVRVYVELFQGTPLLMQMFLCFFGLSMLGYEISAWGAAILSLTFFTSAFLVEIWRGCIDTLPKGQWEASRCLGLSFLQTLRHIILPQAIRVATAPTVGFSVQVIKGTALASVIGFVELTKVGTMLNNATFEPFKVFTLVALIYFLLCYPLSLYSKHLEKKFHVSR, encoded by the coding sequence ATGATCGAATTTTCTAACTACGACATTCTGCGCAATCTCTTGTTTGCGACACAATGGACGATTTTATTGTCACTGGCGGCGTTTATCGGTGGCACAACCGTCGCGCTGGCATTGACCGCCATGCGTTTGACCCGTAACCCTGCCATGCAACGTATCGTGCGTGTTTATGTGGAACTGTTTCAAGGCACGCCATTGTTGATGCAGATGTTTTTGTGCTTCTTTGGCTTGTCCATGCTGGGTTATGAAATCTCCGCTTGGGGCGCGGCCATTTTGTCACTGACGTTTTTCACCAGCGCCTTTTTAGTCGAAATCTGGCGTGGCTGTATCGACACCTTGCCGAAAGGCCAATGGGAAGCCAGCCGTTGTTTGGGCTTGAGCTTCTTACAAACCCTGCGTCATATTATCTTGCCGCAAGCGATTCGTGTCGCGACCGCACCGACAGTGGGTTTTTCAGTTCAAGTCATAAAAGGCACCGCGCTGGCGTCTGTCATTGGCTTTGTCGAACTCACCAAAGTCGGCACCATGCTCAATAACGCGACCTTTGAACCCTTTAAAGTATTCACCCTCGTTGCGCTTATTTACTTCTTACTTTGTTATCCACTGTCTTTATACAGCAAGCATTTGGAGAAAAAATTCCATGTCTCTCGTTAA
- a CDS encoding amino acid ABC transporter ATP-binding protein, producing MSLVNLHQVHKYYGDLHVLKGIDLDIKAGEVVSIIGKSGSGKSTLLRCVNGLEQYQEGGITVDGKEVTTEDIQVRRLALSVGMIFQNFNLFPHMTVGENVMLAPTIVLKKSKAEAEEIARAMLEKVGLAEKFDSFPEKLSGGQQQRVAIARALAMSPKVLLCDEITSALDPELVGEVLKVLEQLAEEGMTLILVTHEMNFARDVGSRVVFMHQGKVWEQGDPKTVLSNPQTDELKQFMGAVL from the coding sequence ATGTCTCTCGTTAACTTACATCAAGTCCATAAATACTATGGCGATCTGCATGTATTGAAAGGCATTGACCTTGATATCAAAGCAGGCGAAGTCGTTTCCATTATTGGCAAAAGCGGCTCTGGTAAAAGTACTCTATTGCGCTGTGTGAATGGCTTGGAACAATACCAAGAAGGCGGCATTACCGTTGACGGTAAAGAAGTCACCACCGAAGACATTCAAGTACGTCGCCTTGCCCTTAGCGTCGGTATGATCTTCCAAAACTTCAATCTATTCCCACACATGACGGTGGGCGAAAACGTCATGCTTGCGCCGACAATTGTGTTGAAGAAAAGCAAAGCCGAGGCCGAGGAAATCGCACGCGCCATGTTGGAAAAAGTGGGACTGGCAGAAAAATTCGACAGCTTCCCAGAAAAGCTTTCTGGCGGTCAGCAACAACGTGTCGCCATCGCCCGTGCCTTGGCCATGTCACCCAAGGTTTTGCTGTGCGATGAAATCACCTCAGCACTCGATCCAGAACTGGTCGGCGAAGTATTAAAGGTATTGGAACAATTAGCCGAAGAAGGCATGACCTTGATACTGGTAACCCATGAAATGAACTTCGCCCGCGACGTCGGCAGCCGAGTAGTCTTCATGCACCAAGGCAAAGTCTGGGAACAAGGCGATCCCAAAACCGTGCTGTCCAACCCACAGACAGACGAACTGAAACAGTTTATGGGGGCCGTGCTTTAA
- a CDS encoding methyltransferase family protein, which produces MKNLELKLPPVVLVVFAAIGMWLVSRSVLNSHVDFPGMVWWSIGVAAVGFCIGIAGVLEFTRVGTTADPRVPDQSSHLVVSGVYRYSRNPMYLGLLLVLCGWCLFLGSSISVLLLPAFILYMNRFQIVPEERFMQEKFAGSYRQYKSQVRRWI; this is translated from the coding sequence ATGAAAAACCTTGAGCTTAAATTGCCTCCTGTTGTGCTGGTCGTGTTTGCTGCTATTGGTATGTGGCTAGTTTCACGCAGTGTATTGAATTCCCATGTCGATTTTCCTGGTATGGTATGGTGGTCGATTGGGGTGGCAGCAGTGGGTTTTTGTATTGGGATTGCGGGTGTGTTGGAATTCACAAGGGTGGGAACAACCGCAGACCCAAGAGTGCCAGATCAATCAAGCCATTTGGTCGTGAGTGGGGTGTATCGTTACAGTCGTAATCCAATGTATTTAGGGCTTCTATTAGTATTGTGTGGATGGTGTTTGTTTTTAGGTAGTAGCATTTCTGTTTTACTTTTGCCTGCGTTTATTCTTTATATGAATCGTTTTCAAATCGTACCAGAAGAACGGTTTATGCAAGAAAAGTTTGCCGGTTCTTATCGTCAATATAAGTCTCAAGTGCGTCGCTGGATCTAA
- a CDS encoding helix-turn-helix transcriptional regulator translates to MVILKKNVSHLNRAQTIEKVQTVQDAMPTKVTLLPRNNNSQRASKNTKPMSKEAQLIAINAIIRHVLMNEMTQGQALRELRMNVLGIGQDAYTQIAGVSRKTLSEIENDKGNYTAEIINKVFAPFKLTVGLVPTSSQLLVAIMTD, encoded by the coding sequence ATGGTTATTCTTAAAAAGAACGTAAGCCATCTTAACCGTGCACAAACCATAGAAAAAGTACAAACCGTGCAGGACGCCATGCCTACAAAAGTGACGTTACTTCCTCGCAATAACAATTCACAAAGGGCCTCTAAAAATACTAAACCTATGTCCAAAGAAGCCCAGTTGATTGCCATCAACGCCATCATCAGGCACGTATTGATGAACGAAATGACGCAAGGTCAAGCTCTGCGCGAACTGCGTATGAACGTGTTGGGGATAGGGCAAGACGCTTACACGCAGATTGCTGGAGTGTCTCGTAAAACCTTGTCTGAAATCGAAAACGACAAGGGCAACTACACCGCTGAAATCATCAACAAAGTGTTTGCTCCCTTTAAACTTACCGTCGGGTTAGTACCCACTTCCAGTCAATTATTAGTCGCTATTATGACCGATTAA
- a CDS encoding 4a-hydroxytetrahydrobiopterin dehydratase, with protein MPHRKLDQHDIENALIQLNIQTTKDWTIEDEKLTRTFKFKNFQQAFGFMTMCALYVEKHDHHPEWFNVYNKVNVQLTTHDVSGISQKDIDLATQMDKFASALIGHNSD; from the coding sequence ATGCCACATAGAAAACTTGACCAACATGACATAGAAAATGCACTCATTCAGCTCAATATTCAAACCACAAAAGACTGGACGATAGAAGACGAAAAACTCACCCGAACGTTCAAGTTCAAAAACTTCCAACAGGCATTTGGCTTTATGACGATGTGCGCTTTATACGTTGAAAAGCACGATCATCATCCGGAGTGGTTCAACGTGTACAATAAAGTTAACGTGCAATTAACCACTCATGATGTGTCGGGTATTTCTCAAAAAGATATTGATCTGGCTACTCAAATGGATAAATTTGCCAGCGCTTTAATCGGTCATAATAGCGACTAA
- a CDS encoding aldose epimerase family protein — protein MNLTPDLRQVQCVALKNASLTVSILTLGASIQSLYLKGYKHSLVLGSMQLTDYLHTAKYFGAVVGRVANRINRGHAVVGGLPYSLPLTSPEVHHLHGGPNGVSHKIWSIVEQADDRVQLQITLPDGDMGYPGNMVVTVWYRLLDNTLEMEITATTETLTICNFAGHSYVNLDGKGSILDHQLSIQAAHYLPVDAGLIPTGEVMPTSGSAFDFTQPRIIGRQDYPGLDTNFCLSLINRPIQTVATLKAPITGLTLHYQTTQPGLQVYDGRHIQLGAESNINQGALCAYAGLALEAQHWPDAINHPHFPSILLTPEETYRQVTRYVFE, from the coding sequence GTGAACCTCACTCCAGATTTACGCCAAGTGCAATGTGTTGCACTAAAAAATGCATCGCTTACTGTGTCTATTTTGACATTAGGGGCGAGTATTCAATCTCTTTACCTTAAAGGCTACAAGCATTCTTTGGTGCTGGGTTCAATGCAATTAACCGACTACCTTCACACTGCAAAGTATTTTGGTGCGGTCGTTGGTCGAGTCGCAAATCGAATTAATCGAGGCCACGCCGTTGTTGGTGGGCTGCCTTATTCTTTGCCACTCACCTCGCCAGAAGTTCACCATTTGCATGGTGGCCCCAATGGCGTGAGCCATAAAATTTGGTCGATCGTAGAGCAGGCTGATGACCGCGTTCAACTGCAAATTACCCTTCCTGACGGTGACATGGGGTATCCCGGCAACATGGTGGTAACGGTGTGGTATCGTTTGCTCGACAACACCTTAGAAATGGAAATCACCGCCACCACAGAGACTCTGACGATCTGCAATTTTGCAGGTCACAGCTACGTCAATTTGGATGGTAAAGGCTCTATTTTGGACCATCAGCTGAGCATTCAGGCTGCTCATTATTTACCGGTTGACGCAGGGCTTATTCCCACCGGTGAAGTCATGCCAACCTCAGGCAGCGCATTTGATTTTACCCAACCTCGCATCATAGGAAGGCAAGATTATCCGGGGCTCGACACGAACTTTTGTCTGTCGCTGATCAATCGTCCAATACAAACTGTTGCAACACTCAAAGCCCCCATAACGGGCCTCACGCTGCATTACCAAACCACGCAACCGGGTCTCCAAGTGTACGACGGGCGCCACATTCAACTTGGCGCCGAATCGAACATAAACCAAGGTGCGCTCTGCGCTTACGCAGGCCTTGCTCTTGAAGCGCAACACTGGCCAGATGCGATTAATCACCCCCACTTCCCGTCGATTTTACTCACCCCTGAAGAAACATATCGGCAAGTAACACGCTATGTTTTCGAATAA
- a CDS encoding LysR family transcriptional regulator, whose protein sequence is MDIGLAKHLKLNQLRLISVISEHGQLSIAADEMAMTQPAASRMLSEIEQTIGTRLFIRHAKGMEPTLVGQAVARRAHNLLVELRDLAREVGELKEGGGGTTAIGAVTGAAVGFVIPAIQQLRAIAPKAEIDINVDTSDILVRDLIAGNNDFVLARIPKQYDANEFEIYPARTESVTLVVRKDHPLASLDTVKIRDLAHFEWVMQSHRAPIREAVEAAFMEERAELPLSITNSTSLLALIAILVSSNAIAPMAREVSDLLVGHKVKADLKTLKLDRKIIMSPYYLLQMRGRQLSPLANQLKRLVLAELEQKPANT, encoded by the coding sequence ATGGACATAGGTCTGGCCAAGCATTTAAAACTCAATCAACTGCGTTTAATTTCGGTTATTTCCGAGCATGGTCAATTGAGCATTGCCGCCGATGAAATGGCAATGACACAACCTGCTGCGTCACGCATGTTGAGTGAAATTGAACAAACAATCGGTACACGTTTATTTATTCGTCACGCCAAAGGCATGGAACCAACCTTAGTTGGTCAAGCTGTGGCACGTCGGGCGCACAACCTTTTGGTTGAGCTTAGAGATCTTGCCCGTGAAGTAGGCGAACTAAAAGAAGGCGGCGGCGGAACCACGGCCATCGGTGCAGTAACAGGTGCTGCAGTGGGCTTTGTGATTCCTGCTATTCAACAATTGCGAGCCATCGCCCCAAAAGCCGAGATTGATATCAATGTTGATACCAGTGATATTTTGGTGCGGGACTTAATTGCCGGTAACAATGATTTTGTCCTCGCGCGAATTCCTAAACAATACGACGCCAACGAGTTTGAAATTTACCCGGCTCGTACAGAATCCGTCACGCTAGTGGTTCGCAAAGATCATCCATTGGCCAGTTTAGATACCGTCAAAATTCGCGACTTAGCCCACTTTGAATGGGTCATGCAATCTCATCGAGCGCCCATACGCGAAGCGGTTGAAGCCGCCTTTATGGAAGAACGCGCCGAATTGCCATTAAGTATCACCAACAGCACGTCATTATTGGCATTGATCGCGATTCTAGTTTCGTCTAACGCCATTGCACCTATGGCCAGAGAAGTGAGCGACTTGTTGGTTGGTCATAAAGTAAAAGCCGATTTAAAAACGCTTAAACTAGACCGAAAAATAATTATGAGTCCTTATTATTTATTGCAAATGCGTGGTCGCCAATTATCGCCTCTTGCCAATCAGCTCAAGCGTTTAGTGCTTGCCGAGCTGGAACAAAAGCCAGCGAACACGTAA
- a CDS encoding aldehyde dehydrogenase (NADP(+)): MLTGQHFIAGKWVKGDATFSSTPATGSSHEFAVGRVSDVDAAVEAAEAAFEEFGYSTREDRAAFLNAIADEIDVLGDQITEIGVQETGLPAARLQGERGRTTGQLRLFAERILSGEYLDRRFDEALPDRAPLPRPDMYMVQRPIGPVAVFGASNFPLAFSTAGGDTAAALAAGCPVVVKGHSAHPGTGELVAQAVEVAMKRCKMPAGVFSLIQGGNRQVGQALVQHPLIKAVGFTGSLAGGRALFDLCAARPEPIPFFGELGSVNPMFVMPEAVKNRAEELGKGWAGSLTMGAGQFCTNPGIAVMLDNADSKAMIAAASAALSEISAQTMLTDGIADAYRSGVAAIEKTGIESVVRNADTTDRTALPNLFTVTGQAWLDHPTLHQEVFGPLGLVVLAESVEQMVELARHLEGQLTCTIHLDEGDHAACQKLLPVLERKAGRLLANGFPTGVEVNDTMVHGGPYPASTNFGATSVGTLSIRRFLRPVCYQNIPKALLPKDLAG; encoded by the coding sequence ATGTTAACGGGACAGCATTTTATTGCCGGTAAATGGGTAAAGGGCGACGCAACATTTTCTTCAACGCCTGCTACAGGATCTTCTCATGAATTTGCCGTTGGTCGCGTGTCTGATGTAGACGCAGCGGTAGAAGCCGCCGAAGCGGCGTTTGAAGAATTTGGTTATTCCACTCGTGAAGATCGCGCGGCTTTTCTAAATGCGATTGCTGATGAAATTGATGTGCTAGGCGATCAAATTACAGAGATCGGTGTACAGGAAACAGGTTTGCCAGCAGCACGTTTGCAAGGCGAACGCGGTCGTACAACAGGGCAACTTCGTTTATTTGCTGAGCGTATTTTATCGGGCGAATACTTGGATCGTCGTTTTGATGAAGCCTTGCCAGATCGCGCACCGTTGCCACGTCCTGATATGTACATGGTACAGCGTCCGATTGGTCCTGTTGCAGTGTTTGGTGCGTCTAACTTTCCGTTGGCGTTTTCAACGGCAGGTGGCGATACGGCGGCGGCTCTCGCGGCGGGTTGTCCAGTTGTGGTGAAAGGGCATTCTGCTCATCCGGGAACAGGCGAGCTCGTTGCTCAAGCAGTTGAAGTGGCGATGAAACGTTGCAAGATGCCAGCGGGTGTTTTCTCCTTGATTCAAGGCGGTAATCGCCAAGTTGGTCAAGCTCTAGTACAGCATCCGCTTATTAAAGCGGTTGGCTTTACTGGTAGTTTGGCGGGTGGTCGTGCCTTGTTTGATTTGTGTGCGGCGCGTCCAGAGCCAATTCCTTTCTTTGGCGAGCTGGGTTCTGTGAACCCAATGTTTGTGATGCCGGAAGCGGTGAAAAACCGTGCTGAAGAGTTAGGTAAAGGCTGGGCGGGTTCATTGACTATGGGCGCTGGGCAGTTCTGTACAAACCCTGGTATTGCGGTGATGTTAGACAACGCCGATTCAAAAGCCATGATTGCAGCAGCGAGTGCGGCTCTATCTGAGATCTCTGCGCAAACCATGCTAACGGATGGCATTGCTGATGCTTACCGCTCAGGTGTGGCGGCAATAGAAAAAACAGGTATTGAGTCGGTTGTTCGTAACGCAGACACAACAGATAGAACGGCATTACCAAACTTGTTCACGGTAACGGGTCAAGCATGGCTAGATCACCCAACTCTTCATCAAGAAGTCTTTGGTCCTCTTGGTTTGGTGGTTCTGGCGGAAAGCGTCGAGCAGATGGTTGAGTTGGCTCGTCATTTGGAAGGCCAGTTGACGTGTACTATTCATCTTGATGAAGGCGATCATGCCGCGTGTCAGAAACTTCTACCAGTGTTGGAGCGCAAAGCGGGTCGTTTGCTAGCGAATGGTTTCCCAACAGGTGTTGAAGTGAACGATACCATGGTACATGGCGGGCCGTATCCGGCGTCGACAAACTTCGGTGCAACCTCAGTTGGCACCTTGTCGATTCGTCGCTTCTTGCGCCCAGTGTGTTATCAAAATATTCCAAAAGCTCTGTTGCCAAAAGATTTAGCAGGCTAG
- the araD gene encoding L-arabinonate dehydratase: MSDSKNSTFVPKTWPRKLRSTEWFGGTSRDHIYHRSWMKNQGLPADLFDGRPVIGICNTWSQLTPCNAHLRDLADRVKHGIYEAGGLPLEFPVFSVGESSLRPTAMMYRNMAAMDVEEALRANPLDGVVLLAGCDKTTPALLMGACSVDIPSIVVSGGPMLNGYFRGERVGSGTALWQMSEDIKAGKMTQEDFLEAEQSMSRSAGSCNTMGTASTMASMAEALGMALSGNAAIPAVDSRRRVMAHLTGRRIVDMVKDDLKPSDILTRQAFENAIRVNGAIGGSTNAVIHLLAIAGRVGVDLSLDDWDKLGQEIATIVNLMPSGKYLMEEFFYAGGLPVVIKHLAEAGKLHKNAITVSGESIWEEVKEVRNWNPDVILPVEKALTQKGGIVVLKGNLAPQGAVLKPSAASAHLLQHRGRAVVFEDIDDYKAKINDEALDIDENCVMVLKNCGPKGYPGMAEVGNMGLPPKVLRKGIKDMVRISDARMSGTAYGTVVLHTTPEAAAGGPLAIVQNGDMIELDVENRRLHVDISDEEMATRLANWKSHLEPPKSGYIKLFHDHVQGADTGADFDFLKGCRGAAVPKDSH; this comes from the coding sequence ATGAGTGATTCTAAGAATAGCACGTTCGTACCAAAAACATGGCCGCGTAAATTACGTTCAACGGAATGGTTTGGTGGAACATCGCGTGATCATATTTACCACCGCAGCTGGATGAAAAACCAAGGCTTACCAGCAGACTTGTTTGATGGCCGTCCAGTAATTGGTATTTGTAATACGTGGTCGCAGCTAACACCGTGTAACGCCCATCTTCGCGATCTAGCTGATCGAGTGAAGCACGGTATTTATGAAGCGGGTGGTTTGCCACTGGAATTTCCTGTGTTTTCTGTGGGTGAAAGCTCACTTCGCCCAACCGCTATGATGTATCGCAACATGGCAGCAATGGACGTGGAAGAAGCCTTGCGTGCTAATCCGCTCGACGGTGTTGTCTTGTTGGCGGGTTGTGACAAAACTACTCCAGCGCTGCTTATGGGCGCGTGTAGTGTCGATATTCCATCGATTGTCGTATCTGGTGGCCCAATGTTGAATGGCTACTTCAGAGGCGAGCGTGTGGGCTCCGGCACAGCCTTGTGGCAAATGTCGGAAGACATTAAAGCTGGCAAGATGACGCAAGAAGACTTCCTCGAAGCCGAGCAGTCTATGTCTCGCTCTGCGGGTTCTTGTAACACCATGGGCACCGCCAGCACCATGGCGTCTATGGCGGAGGCTTTAGGCATGGCGTTATCTGGTAACGCCGCGATTCCTGCAGTAGATAGCCGTCGTCGAGTTATGGCGCATCTAACTGGTCGTCGTATCGTTGATATGGTGAAAGACGACCTGAAACCGTCTGATATTTTGACTCGCCAAGCGTTTGAAAATGCGATTCGTGTGAATGGCGCAATTGGTGGCTCCACCAATGCCGTGATTCACTTATTGGCCATTGCTGGTCGTGTTGGTGTGGATTTAAGCCTAGACGATTGGGATAAGTTGGGCCAAGAAATTGCCACTATTGTGAACCTAATGCCGTCGGGCAAATACTTGATGGAAGAGTTCTTCTACGCAGGCGGTTTGCCTGTGGTAATTAAGCATTTGGCAGAAGCTGGCAAACTGCATAAAAACGCTATTACCGTGTCTGGTGAATCCATTTGGGAAGAAGTAAAAGAGGTTCGTAATTGGAACCCTGACGTCATTTTGCCAGTGGAAAAAGCACTGACACAAAAAGGCGGTATTGTTGTATTAAAAGGTAACCTTGCGCCACAAGGTGCGGTACTGAAACCGTCTGCTGCGTCAGCGCATTTATTGCAGCACCGTGGCCGTGCTGTGGTATTCGAAGACATTGATGACTACAAAGCGAAGATCAATGATGAAGCCTTGGATATCGATGAAAACTGCGTCATGGTACTAAAAAACTGTGGGCCAAAAGGTTATCCAGGTATGGCTGAGGTTGGCAACATGGGCTTACCACCAAAAGTGTTGCGCAAAGGCATTAAAGACATGGTGCGCATTTCCGATGCACGTATGTCGGGAACGGCGTATGGCACTGTGGTTTTGCATACTACGCCCGAAGCGGCTGCTGGTGGGCCACTAGCCATTGTTCAAAATGGCGACATGATTGAATTAGACGTGGAAAACCGTCGCTTGCATGTAGATATTTCTGATGAAGAAATGGCAACACGTTTAGCGAACTGGAAAAGTCATTTGGAACCACCAAAAAGTGGTTACATCAAATTATTCCATGACCACGTACAGGGTGCCGATACCGGTGCCGATTTTGATTTCCTAAAAGGTTGTCGAGGCGCTGCGGTACCAAAAGATAGCCATTAA
- a CDS encoding SDR family NAD(P)-dependent oxidoreductase has product MNKTNSAIYPDLNGRSVFISGGATGIGAAIVEAYAKQGAKTAFVDLDEVAGNKLAKRLTKDGYEVRFDVCDITNIKDYQSKIRDAAEAFGPISVLLNNAANDVRHSLESLTEERFDELVGVNIKHAMFAAQAVAPMMRKLGGGSIINFGSVGWMMSTAGYPTYGTSKAATHGLTRSLARDLGGAGIRVNTLVPGWVMTEKQLRMWVDDAAEEKIKQSQCLAGKVLPEHIANMALFLGSDAAAMCSAQNFIVDGGWV; this is encoded by the coding sequence ATGAATAAGACAAATAGCGCCATTTACCCAGATTTAAACGGCCGTTCAGTGTTCATTTCTGGTGGCGCAACCGGAATTGGTGCCGCCATCGTGGAAGCCTACGCCAAGCAAGGAGCGAAAACCGCCTTTGTGGATTTGGATGAAGTGGCGGGCAATAAGCTGGCGAAACGCCTTACTAAAGACGGCTACGAGGTGCGTTTTGACGTTTGCGATATTACCAACATCAAAGACTATCAAAGCAAGATCCGTGACGCGGCCGAAGCCTTCGGCCCGATTAGTGTGTTGCTGAACAACGCCGCCAACGACGTGCGTCATTCCTTGGAGTCGTTAACCGAAGAACGCTTCGACGAATTGGTTGGCGTGAACATCAAACACGCGATGTTCGCCGCGCAAGCTGTCGCGCCAATGATGCGCAAACTGGGTGGCGGCTCGATTATCAATTTTGGTTCTGTGGGCTGGATGATGTCGACAGCGGGTTACCCAACTTATGGTACGAGCAAAGCCGCGACCCATGGTTTAACTCGCTCTCTTGCCCGTGATTTAGGTGGTGCAGGTATTCGAGTGAATACTTTGGTGCCGGGTTGGGTGATGACAGAAAAACAGCTGCGCATGTGGGTTGATGATGCGGCAGAAGAAAAGATTAAACAAAGCCAATGCCTAGCTGGCAAAGTGCTTCCCGAACACATCGCCAATATGGCGTTGTTTTTAGGGTCCGATGCGGCGGCCATGTGCTCGGCGCAGAACTTTATTGTTGATGGAGGTTGGGTATGA